One part of the Mycolicibacterium aromaticivorans JS19b1 = JCM 16368 genome encodes these proteins:
- a CDS encoding TetR/AcrR family transcriptional regulator: MSRRSDILQSAAALIATSGLRTSLQEIADAAGILPGSLYHHFESKEAIFVELLRRYHDDLDEIARQAEQRLDDAGSTSAFDRLVELGSAIAQCAVTHRAALQMTFYEFPSDDPDLTALARQRPSATLQATLQTLRAARWSGHIGSHVDIAILADRFVQTMLHVGLDVIRNDAGPDKVAALLCTIMLQGLATRAVSDAELDASAAFRAADEVVRSWQTADGPEDDAARVRAVARAEFGRKGYEFTSIRDIAAAAGMGTGTVYRLIGSKDHLLTDIMRAFGEKMEPGWTGVLGSDSSPLEKLDAVSWIHTNVLDRFGDEFRIQLAWMRQSPPDTRDPGWLFSTRVGQMETLLAEGINSGELTIDGPSTEMLARAVIGLGWIPENILRDTGTRAALIHIRDTSLRGVATRSD; encoded by the coding sequence GTGAGCAGGCGTAGCGACATACTTCAGTCCGCCGCCGCACTGATCGCCACCTCGGGACTGCGGACGTCGCTGCAGGAGATCGCCGACGCCGCAGGCATTCTGCCCGGAAGCCTCTACCACCACTTCGAATCGAAAGAAGCGATCTTCGTCGAGTTGCTGCGGCGTTATCACGACGACCTCGATGAGATCGCCCGGCAGGCTGAGCAGCGGCTCGACGACGCCGGATCGACATCGGCATTCGACCGTCTGGTCGAGCTCGGTTCGGCGATTGCCCAGTGCGCGGTGACCCACCGGGCGGCGTTGCAGATGACGTTCTACGAGTTCCCGTCCGACGACCCGGATCTGACGGCCCTCGCCCGGCAGCGTCCCTCTGCGACCTTGCAGGCCACCCTGCAGACGCTGCGGGCCGCCCGCTGGAGCGGTCACATCGGATCGCACGTCGACATCGCGATCCTCGCCGACCGCTTCGTCCAGACCATGCTGCACGTCGGCCTCGACGTCATCCGAAATGACGCCGGACCCGACAAGGTCGCCGCGCTGCTGTGCACGATCATGCTGCAAGGCCTTGCCACTCGTGCGGTCAGCGATGCCGAGCTCGACGCATCGGCCGCATTCCGCGCCGCCGACGAGGTGGTGCGGTCCTGGCAGACAGCTGACGGCCCGGAAGACGACGCCGCCCGCGTCCGGGCGGTCGCCCGGGCCGAGTTCGGCCGCAAGGGCTATGAATTCACGTCGATCCGGGACATCGCCGCCGCGGCGGGCATGGGAACCGGAACGGTGTACCGGCTGATCGGGTCCAAAGATCACCTGCTGACCGACATCATGCGGGCGTTCGGCGAGAAGATGGAGCCGGGGTGGACCGGCGTCCTGGGCTCGGACTCGTCACCGCTGGAGAAGCTCGACGCCGTGTCCTGGATCCACACCAACGTGCTGGACCGGTTCGGCGACGAGTTCCGCATCCAGTTGGCGTGGATGCGGCAGTCACCGCCGGACACCCGGGATCCCGGCTGGTTGTTCTCGACGCGGGTCGGTCAGATGGAAACGCTTCTCGCCGAGGGGATCAACTCCGGCGAGCTCACGATCGACGGTCCGTCGACCGAGATGCTCGCGCGGGCCGTGATCGGCCTCGGCTGGATCCCGGAGAACATCCTGCGTGACACCGGGACGCGAGCGGCACTGATCCACATCCGCGACACCTCGCTGCGCGGCGTCGCGACGCGCAGCGACTGA
- a CDS encoding SDR family oxidoreductase, which produces MSSTSMSGERRSVVITGASRGLGLASAANLYRRGWRVVAAMRSVDTGMKVLRKATGAGDDDPRLVGVSLDLTDPGSVTAAARTIENAVGAPYGLVHNAGISAAGMVEETPTELWERMFATTIFGPVLLTKELLPSMRRAGAGRIVLVSSQGGVRGMPATAAYSAVKGALERWGESMAGEIAPFGIGVTVVVTGTYDTEIITDAGTTDCRDLQGVYARHHQTMDKRGRAAMKMAARSPDKFATGLAKALDSRKPFVKTAIGPDARMLVIVNRILPSAGLHQMTRLMMGIPRFGAMRSGDTQSG; this is translated from the coding sequence ATGTCGAGCACGTCGATGTCGGGTGAACGCCGCAGTGTCGTCATCACCGGCGCTTCCCGCGGGCTCGGTCTGGCGTCGGCGGCGAATCTCTACCGGCGGGGTTGGCGTGTGGTCGCGGCGATGCGCTCGGTGGACACCGGTATGAAGGTGTTGCGAAAGGCCACCGGGGCCGGCGACGACGATCCGAGACTCGTCGGCGTCAGCCTCGACCTGACCGATCCGGGTTCGGTGACCGCCGCGGCGCGGACCATCGAGAATGCGGTGGGCGCACCGTACGGGCTGGTGCACAACGCCGGCATCTCCGCGGCGGGCATGGTCGAGGAGACGCCGACCGAACTCTGGGAGCGAATGTTCGCGACAACGATCTTCGGCCCGGTGCTGCTGACCAAGGAGCTGCTGCCGTCGATGCGCCGAGCCGGCGCCGGCCGCATCGTCCTGGTGTCCAGCCAGGGCGGAGTTCGTGGAATGCCGGCTACCGCAGCGTATTCCGCGGTCAAAGGTGCCCTGGAGAGGTGGGGGGAGTCGATGGCCGGCGAGATCGCACCGTTCGGCATCGGTGTGACGGTCGTCGTCACCGGCACCTACGACACCGAGATCATCACCGATGCGGGCACCACCGATTGCCGTGACCTGCAGGGCGTGTACGCCCGCCACCACCAGACCATGGACAAACGAGGCCGCGCCGCGATGAAGATGGCGGCGCGTTCCCCGGACAAGTTCGCCACGGGCCTGGCCAAGGCGCTCGACAGCAGGAAGCCCTTCGTCAAAACGGCGATCGGTCCGGACGCGCGAATGTTGGTGATCGTCAACCGGATATTGCCGTCGGCCGGACTGCACCAGATGACCCGGTTGATGATGGGTATTCCGCGGTTCGGCGCCATGAGATCAGGAGATACCCAGAGTGGCTGA
- a CDS encoding aldehyde dehydrogenase family protein has product MMIDGALVDGQAGTFTNIDPATEEILGEVADASKADMRRAIDAARRAFDQTDWSTDHAFRQRCLLQLQEALESEREELREELILEVGCPRAITHGPQLDAPLADGLRYPAKLIDEYPWETSLGDTVVSVTGVNTTRKVWREPVGVVGAIVPWNFPFEVAIHKIGQALATGNTVVLKPAPDTPYNATRLGRLIAENTDIPAGVVNVVTASDHLVGEELTLSPKVDLISFTGSTVVGQRIMEKGAATMKRLFLELGGKSATIVLEDADFALGCMMGIAPCMHAGQGCANPTRLLLPRSRYDEGVEILRGIYEGVSAGDPQDPGTLCGPVISDRQRSRIRGYIEKGVEEGATLVVGGAEAPAGMDKGFFVMPTLFVDVDNSMTIAQEEIFGPVLSVIPFDDADDAVRIANDSPYGLAGNVMAGSLDRALSVARRLRAGFIGLNGTAGYGADTPFGGYKASGVGRQNGIAGFDQYTEIKSVAYPAN; this is encoded by the coding sequence ATGATGATCGACGGCGCCCTGGTCGACGGTCAGGCGGGGACCTTCACCAACATCGACCCGGCCACCGAAGAGATACTCGGCGAGGTCGCCGACGCGTCGAAAGCCGACATGCGCCGGGCCATCGACGCCGCGCGGCGCGCGTTCGACCAGACGGACTGGTCGACCGATCATGCTTTCCGGCAACGGTGCCTGCTGCAATTGCAGGAGGCGCTGGAATCCGAACGGGAGGAGCTGCGCGAGGAACTGATCCTCGAGGTGGGCTGTCCGCGCGCCATCACCCACGGTCCCCAGCTCGACGCCCCGCTGGCCGACGGGCTGCGCTACCCGGCCAAGCTGATCGACGAATATCCCTGGGAGACATCCCTGGGCGACACGGTGGTGTCGGTCACGGGGGTGAACACCACCCGCAAGGTCTGGCGCGAGCCGGTTGGCGTGGTCGGTGCGATCGTCCCGTGGAACTTCCCGTTCGAGGTCGCCATCCACAAGATCGGCCAGGCACTGGCGACGGGAAACACCGTCGTCCTCAAGCCCGCGCCCGATACGCCGTACAACGCGACCCGGCTGGGCCGGCTGATCGCCGAGAACACCGACATCCCGGCGGGTGTGGTGAACGTCGTCACCGCGTCGGACCACCTCGTCGGTGAAGAGCTCACGCTGTCGCCGAAGGTCGACCTGATCTCGTTCACCGGTTCGACGGTCGTCGGGCAGCGGATCATGGAGAAGGGCGCCGCCACCATGAAGCGGCTGTTCCTCGAGCTCGGTGGAAAATCGGCGACCATCGTCCTCGAGGACGCGGACTTCGCGCTCGGGTGCATGATGGGCATCGCTCCGTGCATGCACGCCGGCCAGGGCTGCGCCAACCCCACCCGATTGCTGCTGCCGCGCTCCCGCTACGACGAGGGCGTGGAAATCCTGCGCGGCATCTATGAGGGTGTCTCCGCGGGCGACCCGCAGGACCCAGGCACGCTGTGCGGCCCGGTCATCTCCGACCGCCAGCGCAGCCGCATCCGCGGCTACATCGAGAAGGGTGTCGAGGAGGGCGCCACGCTTGTGGTCGGGGGCGCCGAGGCGCCGGCCGGGATGGACAAGGGATTCTTCGTCATGCCAACGCTATTCGTCGATGTCGACAACTCGATGACGATCGCGCAGGAGGAGATCTTCGGCCCGGTGTTGTCGGTGATCCCCTTTGACGACGCAGACGACGCGGTGCGCATCGCCAACGACAGCCCCTACGGTCTGGCCGGCAATGTGATGGCGGGCTCGCTGGATCGGGCTCTGTCGGTGGCCAGGCGGCTGCGGGCGGGCTTCATCGGTCTGAACGGCACCGCGGGCTACGGCGCCGACACCCCGTTCGGCGGCTACAAGGCCAGTGGCGTCGGCCGACAAAACGGCATCGCCGGATTCGACCAGTACACCGAGATCAAATCGGTTGCCTACCCTGCGAATTGA
- a CDS encoding cytochrome P450, producing MTDFDVVDFFTDQSLVPDPYPYFDHLRAKCPVTPATGFNVLAVTGYDAALSVYRNPAFSSCVSVSGPFSGMPITPGESDDVSELIEKHGPSAPMSEHIAVQDPPRHTRTRSLMNTLLTPKRLKENEDFMWRLADQQLDTFLAKGECEFLTDYAKPFSLLVIADLLGVPAEDHEEFKLVFADQIVGEVGKDAPTSHNPLEWLNERFYRYLDERRRAPREDVLTGLALATYEDGSTPELDDVVNLSTFLFAAGSETTTKLVSSAVRFIGDTPGCEEALRHDRSKIPAFLEETLRMESPVKAHFRMARTTTTISDVTVPAGTVVMMLPGASNRDANKFENPHEFRADRPNVREHIAFIRGVHSCPGAPLARAEGRISLNRILDRMTGITISEADHGPAENRHYSYEPTFIMRGLSELHITFEENR from the coding sequence GTGACCGATTTCGACGTGGTGGACTTCTTCACCGATCAGTCTCTGGTGCCCGACCCGTACCCCTACTTCGACCATCTGCGAGCGAAATGCCCGGTGACCCCGGCCACGGGCTTCAACGTGCTGGCCGTCACCGGATACGACGCCGCGCTGAGTGTGTACCGGAACCCGGCGTTCTCGTCGTGCGTTTCGGTGTCGGGACCGTTCTCCGGCATGCCCATCACCCCGGGCGAGAGCGACGACGTATCGGAGTTGATCGAAAAACACGGCCCCAGTGCGCCGATGTCCGAACACATCGCGGTGCAAGATCCACCGCGGCACACCCGGACACGCAGCCTGATGAACACACTTCTCACACCCAAGCGCCTCAAAGAGAACGAAGACTTCATGTGGCGGCTGGCCGATCAGCAGCTGGACACCTTCCTGGCCAAGGGTGAGTGCGAATTCCTGACCGACTACGCAAAACCGTTCTCGCTGTTGGTCATCGCCGATCTGCTGGGTGTACCGGCCGAAGACCACGAGGAGTTCAAGCTCGTTTTCGCCGATCAGATCGTCGGCGAGGTGGGCAAGGACGCGCCGACATCCCATAATCCGCTGGAGTGGCTGAACGAGAGGTTCTACCGCTACCTCGACGAACGCCGGCGCGCCCCGCGCGAGGACGTTCTCACCGGTCTGGCGCTGGCCACATACGAGGACGGGTCGACACCCGAGCTCGACGACGTGGTGAACCTTTCGACATTCCTGTTCGCCGCCGGTAGCGAGACCACGACGAAGCTGGTCAGCTCCGCGGTCCGGTTCATCGGCGACACTCCGGGTTGCGAAGAGGCGTTGCGCCACGACCGCAGCAAGATCCCGGCCTTCCTCGAAGAGACGCTGCGAATGGAAAGTCCCGTCAAAGCGCACTTCCGAATGGCCCGCACCACTACCACGATCAGCGATGTGACGGTCCCGGCCGGAACGGTCGTGATGATGCTGCCGGGTGCGAGCAATCGCGATGCGAACAAGTTCGAGAACCCGCACGAGTTCCGCGCCGACCGGCCGAACGTCCGCGAACACATCGCGTTCATCCGCGGGGTGCACTCGTGTCCCGGCGCGCCACTGGCCCGCGCGGAAGGCCGGATCTCACTGAACCGGATCCTCGATCGCATGACCGGCATCACGATCTCGGAAGCCGACCACGGCCCCGCCGAGAACCGGCACTACAGCTACGAGCCGACGTTCATCATGCGCGGGCTCAGCGAATTGCACATCACCTTCGAGGAGAACCGATGA
- a CDS encoding mycofactocin-coupled SDR family oxidoreductase produces the protein MTGKLDGKVAFITGAARGQGRAHAIAMAREGADIIAVDICRDIPSNPYPLATPDDLSETERSIKETGRRVLARVADVRERHELRDAVEAGVADFGRIDIVVANAGILPMAMGRPHDAMSFVDASDVDLLGVMNTVAVTVPHLPNGASVIITGSTAGMIRGTTDNPNMGPGGRGYGWSKRVIIEYVEEMAIALADRMIRVNAIHPTNCNTHLLQNDGMYSMFRPDLTQAGQQATREDAEPLFTIFQAMPIPYIEPEDMANLGVFLASDDSRYITGQQIRVDAGSLLKWPNGPGG, from the coding sequence ATGACCGGAAAGCTGGACGGCAAGGTCGCTTTCATCACCGGGGCGGCGCGGGGCCAGGGCCGTGCCCACGCGATCGCGATGGCACGAGAGGGTGCCGACATCATCGCGGTCGACATCTGCCGGGACATTCCCTCGAACCCCTATCCGTTGGCCACCCCGGACGACCTGTCGGAGACCGAACGGTCCATCAAGGAGACCGGTCGCCGGGTGCTGGCTAGGGTGGCCGACGTCCGCGAGCGCCACGAGTTGCGCGACGCTGTCGAGGCGGGCGTGGCCGACTTCGGCAGGATCGACATCGTCGTGGCCAACGCGGGCATCCTGCCGATGGCGATGGGACGGCCGCACGATGCGATGTCGTTCGTCGACGCCAGCGATGTAGATCTGCTCGGCGTGATGAACACCGTCGCGGTAACCGTGCCGCACCTGCCCAACGGGGCGTCGGTCATCATCACCGGGTCGACGGCGGGCATGATCCGCGGCACCACCGACAACCCGAACATGGGACCCGGCGGGCGTGGCTACGGGTGGAGCAAGCGGGTCATCATCGAGTACGTCGAAGAGATGGCGATCGCACTGGCGGACAGGATGATTCGGGTCAACGCCATACACCCGACGAACTGCAACACCCATCTGCTGCAGAACGACGGGATGTACAGCATGTTCCGGCCAGACCTGACACAGGCGGGCCAGCAGGCGACCCGTGAGGACGCCGAACCGTTGTTCACGATCTTCCAGGCGATGCCGATCCCATACATCGAGCCGGAGGACATGGCCAACCTCGGGGTGTTCCTGGCCAGCGACGACAGTCGCTACATCACCGGACAACAGATCCGGGTGGACGCCGGCTCGCTGCTCAAGTGGCCCAACGGCCCCGGGGGATAG
- a CDS encoding spirocyclase AveC family protein, which produces MIAGQTFAYVGGFVLLAVGVFLSVRRGRIHPLLLVSISAISFSWIEAPYDWAMYAQFPPALPRMPSWWPMNMTWGGGLPSAVPIGYISYFVFPALIGAAIGRRLVERFGWRRPQTLLISGFGVGFCWALFFNAVIGAQLGVFYYGYVIPGLAIFEGTKHQYPIYDSVAMGVQMMVFAYLLGRTDDQGRNVIEAWADKRSPSRVGAGVLSVVAVIVVGHLLYGAVFAPHLVTKLAGYVTVGPTEQLFPGVPNQPR; this is translated from the coding sequence ATGATCGCCGGCCAGACCTTCGCCTACGTCGGCGGATTCGTCCTGCTGGCCGTCGGTGTCTTCCTGAGCGTGCGGCGCGGGCGAATTCACCCCCTGCTGCTGGTGTCGATCTCGGCGATCTCGTTCTCATGGATCGAGGCGCCCTACGACTGGGCGATGTACGCCCAGTTCCCGCCCGCCCTGCCTCGCATGCCGTCGTGGTGGCCGATGAACATGACCTGGGGTGGCGGGCTGCCGTCCGCGGTGCCGATCGGGTACATCTCGTACTTCGTGTTTCCCGCGCTGATCGGCGCCGCCATCGGCCGGCGGCTGGTCGAGCGGTTCGGCTGGCGCAGGCCGCAGACGCTTCTGATCTCCGGCTTCGGCGTCGGCTTCTGCTGGGCGCTGTTCTTCAACGCGGTGATCGGCGCCCAACTGGGGGTGTTCTATTACGGCTACGTGATTCCGGGGCTGGCGATCTTCGAGGGCACCAAGCATCAGTATCCGATCTACGACTCGGTCGCGATGGGTGTGCAGATGATGGTGTTCGCCTACCTGCTGGGCCGCACTGATGACCAGGGGCGCAACGTGATCGAGGCGTGGGCCGACAAGCGGTCGCCGAGCAGGGTCGGTGCCGGTGTCCTGTCGGTGGTGGCGGTGATCGTCGTGGGTCATCTCCTGTACGGGGCGGTGTTCGCTCCGCACCTCGTCACGAAGCTCGCCGGCTACGTCACCGTCGGTCCGACCGAGCAACTGTTCCCCGGCGTGCCGAATCAGCCGCGGTAG
- a CDS encoding amidohydrolase, whose translation MSSRILTAATVITMDPDQPRAEAVAVADGVIAEVGSLAQCQARCPDAEVVDTGAGALLPGFVEPHSHPVMSGVATQPPARSIAPWDAPTWQDIEKIFADAIATTDPATPLLFAGFDALLHQRPSPKAPELDRIFGDRIAVVTDNSGHGAYFNTAVMKQHGWNVNPPADPVGAHFGRNPDGSLNGQGFETAALLAVAGPVLAQLGNPLVSAAEYYAWMSRGGYTSTSDMTYDPKFKGAYEALAASPSCPLRVSMWEMSTTDTYNNVESFSVAEQLLVKQGVKLWTDGSPWIGNIAISFPYLSTEATRTAGIDPAVAGGPQSMNYTLEQLDTVLDVAAPTGWQMAFHANGDLAIDLALDAYEGALHRHNLVGSDHRWRLEHLGAGTRKQFDRAARLGVHVSMAPFQYYYWGDLLDGQIFDHEHGSTWGAFADAVASGAVVSLHNDGSVSPPTPVLNIQTAVTRRTRAGSVHGAEQCISLDHALRAHTINAARTLHRDNLIGSLEVGKLADFVELAADPYAVDPAELADKATVSGTWLSGERIDLATFVAAVTGTDPGPHEHLADHPRHTCC comes from the coding sequence ATGTCCAGCAGAATTCTCACCGCCGCAACGGTGATCACGATGGATCCCGATCAGCCGCGCGCGGAGGCCGTCGCCGTCGCCGACGGGGTGATCGCTGAGGTCGGGTCATTGGCGCAATGCCAGGCGCGGTGCCCGGACGCCGAGGTGGTCGACACCGGTGCGGGTGCTCTGTTGCCGGGATTCGTTGAACCGCATAGCCATCCGGTAATGAGTGGGGTCGCCACCCAGCCGCCGGCCCGGTCGATCGCACCGTGGGATGCACCGACTTGGCAGGACATCGAGAAGATCTTCGCCGATGCGATCGCCACCACCGACCCGGCCACCCCGCTGTTGTTCGCCGGCTTCGACGCACTGCTGCACCAGCGTCCCTCCCCGAAGGCCCCCGAACTCGACCGGATCTTCGGCGACCGAATCGCCGTTGTCACCGACAATTCCGGCCATGGCGCGTATTTCAACACCGCCGTGATGAAACAGCATGGCTGGAATGTCAATCCGCCTGCCGATCCGGTCGGCGCTCACTTCGGCCGAAATCCAGACGGCAGCCTCAACGGTCAGGGATTCGAAACCGCGGCGCTGCTCGCCGTCGCCGGGCCGGTCCTGGCCCAGCTGGGCAACCCGCTGGTCAGCGCGGCCGAGTACTACGCCTGGATGTCGCGCGGCGGGTACACCTCAACCTCCGACATGACCTACGACCCGAAATTCAAGGGCGCCTACGAAGCGCTGGCCGCAAGTCCGTCCTGCCCGCTTCGGGTGAGCATGTGGGAGATGTCGACCACCGACACCTACAACAACGTCGAAAGCTTCAGCGTCGCTGAGCAACTCCTGGTCAAGCAAGGCGTCAAACTGTGGACCGACGGCTCCCCGTGGATCGGCAACATCGCGATCTCCTTTCCCTATCTGAGCACCGAGGCAACCAGAACCGCCGGCATCGACCCGGCGGTGGCAGGCGGCCCGCAGTCGATGAACTACACCCTCGAGCAGCTCGACACCGTCCTGGACGTCGCTGCTCCCACCGGCTGGCAGATGGCCTTCCACGCCAACGGCGATCTCGCCATCGACTTGGCGCTTGACGCCTATGAGGGCGCACTGCATCGCCACAATCTGGTCGGCAGCGACCATCGTTGGCGTCTGGAGCATCTCGGGGCGGGCACCCGCAAACAGTTCGACCGGGCAGCACGCCTCGGCGTCCATGTCTCGATGGCGCCGTTCCAGTACTACTACTGGGGCGATCTGCTGGACGGGCAGATCTTCGATCACGAGCATGGCAGCACATGGGGGGCCTTCGCCGATGCGGTGGCCTCGGGCGCGGTGGTCTCGCTGCACAACGACGGGTCGGTGTCGCCGCCGACCCCGGTGCTCAACATCCAGACCGCGGTGACCCGGCGCACCCGGGCCGGGAGCGTTCACGGTGCCGAGCAATGCATCAGCCTCGACCACGCCCTGCGGGCACACACCATCAACGCCGCCCGGACGCTGCACCGCGACAATCTGATCGGCTCCCTCGAGGTGGGCAAGCTCGCCGATTTCGTCGAACTGGCCGCCGACCCCTACGCGGTGGACCCCGCCGAACTGGCGGACAAGGCCACTGTGAGCGGCACATGGCTGAGCGGCGAGCGTATCGATCTGGCTACGTTCGTCGCCGCGGTCACGGGCACCGATCCCGGTCCGCATGAACACTTGGCGGACCATCCCCGTCATACGTGTTGTTAG
- a CDS encoding oxygenase MpaB family protein encodes MTRPPTRVSDLLNPAAVLAPAANVIMQLAHPGVGYGVLESPVDSGNVYKHPIKRARTTGTYLAAATIGTDADRALIRSAVDTAHAKVRSTASSPVSYRAFDPKLQLWVAACLYRYYVDQHEFLYGPLDAAAADAVYADASRLGTTLQVREGMWPADRAAFDEYWKRSLDDLSIDPLVREHLKGVAGMAFMPFPIRETLGRFNLFATVGFLPSEFRAMMRLPWSAGQQRRFEWLLAALRLADRLIPHQTWILGYQLYLWDMRARARRGQCIV; translated from the coding sequence ATGACGCGACCCCCGACGCGGGTCTCGGACTTGCTCAACCCGGCCGCGGTGCTGGCGCCCGCCGCCAACGTCATCATGCAGCTGGCCCACCCCGGCGTCGGCTACGGCGTTCTCGAGAGCCCGGTGGACAGCGGCAACGTGTACAAGCATCCGATCAAGCGGGCCCGCACCACGGGCACCTATCTCGCGGCGGCCACCATCGGCACCGACGCCGACCGAGCCCTGATCCGCTCGGCGGTGGACACCGCGCACGCCAAGGTTCGCTCCACCGCGTCGAGCCCGGTGTCCTACCGTGCCTTCGACCCGAAACTCCAGCTGTGGGTGGCGGCCTGCCTGTACCGCTACTACGTTGACCAGCACGAGTTCCTCTACGGCCCGCTCGACGCCGCCGCCGCCGACGCGGTGTACGCCGACGCCAGCCGGCTCGGCACCACGCTGCAGGTACGCGAGGGGATGTGGCCGGCCGACCGCGCCGCCTTCGACGAGTACTGGAAGCGGTCACTGGACGATTTGTCGATCGATCCGCTGGTCCGTGAGCATCTGAAAGGCGTTGCGGGAATGGCATTCATGCCGTTCCCGATCCGAGAGACCCTCGGCCGGTTCAACCTGTTCGCCACCGTCGGCTTCTTGCCGTCCGAATTCCGGGCAATGATGCGGCTGCCGTGGAGCGCCGGACAGCAGCGCCGCTTCGAGTGGCTGCTCGCCGCGTTGCGGCTCGCCGACCGCCTGATCCCGCACCAGACCTGGATTCTCGGGTACCAGCTCTACCTCTGGGACATGCGAGCCAGGGCGCGCCGCGGACAGTGCATCGTCTGA
- a CDS encoding cobalamin biosynthesis protein has translation MFARRRYRGVGILTAQLADLAFGDPVHGHPVAGFGWCAAALEKLTYRDSRGAGAVHTGVLLGGLVVAGTLLQRATRGPALAAVTAAATWASLGGTTLGRTGEKLADLLAAGDIDGARALLPSLCGRDPSALDTDGLARAALESVAENTSDAHVAPLLWAAAGGVPGVLVYRGVNTLDAMIGHRSPRYSRFGWAAARLDDIANFGAARVAGVLVVLCAPLVGGSPAGALRAWRRDAARHPSPNAGVVEATFAGALGVRLGGPTQYHHQLEIRPTLGEGPVPGIEDLRRSVRLSRLVQLAAAVVAVGLTAGGRNGRRACPRR, from the coding sequence GTGTTTGCGCGCAGACGGTACCGCGGTGTCGGCATCCTGACGGCCCAGCTGGCGGATCTGGCTTTCGGCGATCCCGTGCACGGCCATCCGGTGGCGGGGTTCGGTTGGTGTGCAGCCGCACTCGAAAAGTTGACGTACCGGGACAGCCGGGGGGCCGGCGCGGTGCACACCGGTGTGCTGCTGGGCGGGCTGGTCGTGGCCGGCACGCTGCTACAGCGCGCAACCCGCGGCCCTGCGCTGGCGGCCGTGACCGCCGCCGCCACCTGGGCCTCCCTCGGCGGGACGACGCTGGGGCGCACGGGCGAGAAACTGGCCGACCTGCTGGCCGCGGGCGACATCGACGGTGCTCGGGCGCTGCTGCCGTCGCTCTGCGGACGCGACCCGTCGGCACTGGACACCGACGGACTGGCCAGGGCGGCTCTGGAGTCGGTGGCCGAGAACACCTCCGACGCGCACGTCGCGCCGCTGCTCTGGGCGGCGGCCGGGGGAGTACCGGGTGTGCTCGTCTACCGCGGAGTCAACACGCTGGATGCGATGATCGGGCACCGCTCGCCGCGCTATAGCCGATTCGGTTGGGCGGCAGCACGTCTGGACGACATCGCGAACTTCGGGGCGGCGCGGGTGGCCGGCGTGCTGGTGGTGTTGTGCGCTCCGCTGGTCGGCGGTTCACCGGCCGGGGCGCTGCGGGCGTGGCGCCGTGACGCCGCCAGGCACCCCAGTCCGAACGCCGGCGTGGTGGAGGCGACATTCGCCGGCGCGCTGGGTGTGCGCCTCGGCGGCCCCACCCAATATCACCACCAACTGGAGATCCGGCCGACACTCGGTGAGGGTCCCGTCCCGGGCATCGAAGACCTTCGTCGTTCGGTGCGCTTGTCCCGGCTCGTTCAGCTCGCCGCCGCGGTCGTTGCGGTCGGGCTCACTGCCGGCGGCCGTAACGGTCGGCGAGCTTGTCCTCGACGGTGA